A genome region from Bradyrhizobium commune includes the following:
- a CDS encoding two-component system VirA-like sensor kinase: MRSAPAVAGFAFVLALLTWLLLNGLNVNSARYDSQLRALDDFTRYERGMTREVLTARSGLSRNYDGLVQMVNAYDDALARLRDTAGLDAEQTRAIDVLSARASRQEDMIERFKSRNALLQNSFAYFAMFSDKLATSETRPLVTASSALAAAMLRLTLDTSVVTARQVQDRLEELAQLPAPPAEADSVRALLTHGQMLHDLLPDIDTILKTLVAESNNREQDAVLGVIMKRQLAARSSARKTRLLQYITSLLLLTGIIYFGMLLRKRAMTLRRRAAFEHLIANISMRFINSGSERIAADVETALHQLADCIGADRAYFACVSGSTMHAYRWSREGVEFEQGWPERVLSLAPRFDGGEEGIVYIPSVKPAHPYDTMNLLADAGVSGWLCIMAARGNRDGILGFDAVQGGALTYWSEVSLFRMAFDAIGNAIRRARLEGEKERLQASLQHARRMETIGTFASGIAHNFNNIVGAILGYAEMADAGVASGSGSAASLAEIRRAGERARELVEQILGFGRRGEGRRERVCVKILVDETRSLLAASLPSHVKVVVNEPIETAVVMGEPGQLQQVILNLCNNAAQAMQEPGRIELRIKVRDLPHAMLIGRNEVGPGRFTVISVADPGPGMDEATLERIFEPFFTTRPDGNGLGLATVREIVEQHGGAVGVQSEPDAGTRFDVWLPSGEPDELQVVQPGSEPAFRGAGETVLVLETDGRRLLRYEEILAALGYEPVGFTKLAEAIAACRAAQTRFDVALVCHLPGGSSLDLAAALHDAAPALRIILATPSTRDLAMPSLKTSGITALVHHPLVSAELAGVLARSLVTSARSGRLKRAAGAS; this comes from the coding sequence ATGAGATCTGCCCCCGCCGTGGCCGGCTTCGCGTTCGTGCTCGCCCTTCTCACCTGGCTGTTGCTGAACGGGCTGAACGTCAATTCGGCGCGCTATGACAGCCAGCTGCGGGCGCTCGATGATTTCACCCGCTACGAGCGCGGTATGACCAGGGAAGTGCTCACCGCGCGTAGCGGCCTGTCGCGCAACTATGACGGGCTGGTGCAGATGGTGAATGCCTATGACGATGCCCTGGCGCGGCTGCGCGACACCGCGGGCCTCGACGCCGAGCAAACCAGGGCGATCGACGTGCTGTCGGCGCGCGCCAGCCGGCAGGAGGATATGATCGAGCGGTTCAAGAGCAGGAACGCGTTGCTCCAGAACTCCTTCGCCTATTTCGCGATGTTCAGCGACAAGCTGGCCACATCGGAGACCCGGCCGCTGGTGACGGCTTCCTCCGCTTTGGCGGCAGCGATGCTGCGGCTGACCCTCGATACGTCCGTGGTCACGGCGCGCCAGGTCCAGGACCGGTTGGAGGAACTCGCGCAGCTGCCGGCGCCGCCGGCGGAAGCGGACTCGGTCCGCGCGCTCCTGACCCACGGACAGATGCTGCATGACCTGCTGCCGGATATCGACACCATCCTGAAGACGCTGGTCGCCGAATCCAACAATCGCGAGCAGGATGCCGTGCTGGGGGTGATCATGAAGCGCCAGCTGGCCGCGCGGTCTTCGGCGCGCAAGACGCGCCTGCTGCAATACATCACCTCGCTGCTGCTGCTCACCGGCATCATCTATTTCGGCATGCTGTTGCGCAAACGGGCGATGACGCTGCGCCGTCGCGCCGCATTCGAACATCTGATCGCCAACATCTCGATGCGCTTCATCAATTCGGGCAGCGAGAGGATCGCCGCCGATGTCGAGACGGCGCTGCATCAGCTTGCGGATTGCATCGGCGCGGACCGGGCCTATTTTGCCTGCGTGTCCGGCTCGACGATGCATGCCTATCGGTGGTCCCGCGAGGGCGTCGAATTCGAGCAGGGCTGGCCGGAGCGGGTGCTCAGCCTCGCGCCGCGATTTGACGGCGGCGAGGAGGGCATCGTCTATATCCCCAGCGTGAAGCCTGCCCATCCCTACGACACGATGAACCTCCTGGCCGATGCCGGCGTGAGTGGCTGGCTGTGCATCATGGCGGCCCGTGGAAACCGCGACGGCATTCTCGGCTTCGATGCCGTGCAGGGCGGCGCGCTCACCTATTGGTCGGAGGTCTCGCTGTTTCGCATGGCCTTCGACGCCATCGGCAACGCGATCCGGCGCGCCCGGCTGGAAGGCGAGAAGGAGCGCCTCCAGGCGAGCCTGCAGCACGCCCGTCGCATGGAGACCATCGGAACCTTTGCCAGCGGCATCGCCCACAACTTCAACAATATCGTCGGCGCCATTCTCGGCTACGCCGAAATGGCCGACGCTGGGGTCGCGTCGGGAAGCGGGTCGGCCGCGAGCCTTGCCGAGATTCGCCGTGCCGGCGAGCGGGCGCGCGAGCTGGTCGAGCAAATTCTCGGCTTCGGACGCCGCGGCGAGGGCAGGCGGGAACGCGTGTGCGTCAAGATCCTGGTCGACGAAACCAGATCGCTGCTGGCTGCCTCGCTACCCTCGCACGTCAAGGTCGTGGTGAACGAGCCGATCGAGACCGCAGTCGTGATGGGCGAGCCGGGCCAGTTGCAGCAGGTGATCCTCAATCTGTGCAACAACGCGGCGCAGGCGATGCAGGAGCCCGGTCGCATCGAGCTTCGCATCAAAGTGCGCGATCTTCCGCATGCCATGCTGATCGGGCGCAACGAAGTCGGTCCTGGCCGCTTCACCGTCATTTCGGTCGCCGATCCCGGGCCCGGCATGGACGAGGCGACGCTGGAGCGGATCTTTGAGCCGTTCTTCACGACCCGGCCGGACGGCAACGGACTCGGGCTCGCAACGGTTCGCGAGATCGTCGAGCAGCATGGCGGTGCCGTCGGCGTGCAGAGCGAGCCGGACGCCGGCACGCGCTTCGACGTCTGGTTGCCGTCCGGCGAGCCGGACGAGCTACAGGTGGTTCAACCCGGCTCCGAACCGGCGTTCCGCGGCGCCGGCGAAACCGTGCTCGTGCTCGAGACCGATGGCCGCCGCCTGTTGCGCTACGAGGAAATCCTCGCGGCACTGGGTTACGAGCCGGTTGGCTTCACCAAGCTGGCGGAGGCGATTGCCGCCTGCCGGGCCGCCCAGACCCGTTTCGACGTGGCGCTGGTGTGTCATCTGCCCGGTGGCTCCTCGCTCGATCTCGCGGCGGCGTTGCATGATGCCGCGCCGGCGCTGCGGATCATTCTGGCGACGCCCTCGACGCGCGACCTGGCGATGCCGTCGCTCAAGACATCCGGCATCACCGCGCTCGTTCATCACCCGCTGGTCTCGGCGGAACTCGCCGGCGTGCTGGCGCGGAGCCTCGTGACCTCGGCGCGGAGCGGCCGGTTGAAGCGAGCCGCCGGTGCGTCCTAG
- a CDS encoding cytochrome-c peroxidase yields the protein MTPILAAPAIDPLKVALGEKLFGDRRLSHDDSRTCQDCHDVATNGASQKRHDVSLNGAELPLNTLTVFNSTLSFRYGWEGKFRTVEADIKSSLESPNTMGSSAAEIAAKLDADADMRDRFFAAYGRRPEGADVIDALASFQRTLVTPGSKFDRWLAGDDSALSADELDGYRLFKSLGCSACHQGVNVGGNLYERHGIFHPLASPEPKILRVPSLRNVATTPPYFHDGSAPTLDDAVRKMAVAQLNATLTDQQASALVAFLGSLTGTYRGAPVGGSP from the coding sequence GTGACGCCAATTCTCGCAGCTCCCGCCATCGATCCGTTGAAGGTCGCGCTCGGCGAGAAACTGTTCGGCGATCGCCGGCTGTCGCACGACGATTCGCGCACCTGCCAGGATTGCCACGATGTCGCGACCAACGGCGCGAGCCAGAAGCGGCACGATGTGAGCCTCAACGGCGCGGAGCTTCCGCTCAACACGCTCACCGTCTTCAATTCGACGCTGAGCTTTCGCTACGGCTGGGAAGGAAAATTCCGCACCGTCGAGGCCGATATCAAGTCATCGCTGGAAAGCCCGAACACCATGGGGAGCAGCGCGGCAGAGATTGCCGCAAAGCTCGATGCCGATGCCGACATGCGTGATCGCTTCTTCGCGGCCTATGGCCGCCGGCCGGAGGGCGCCGATGTCATCGACGCGCTTGCAAGCTTCCAGCGCACGCTGGTCACGCCGGGCAGCAAGTTCGATCGCTGGCTGGCGGGCGACGATTCGGCACTGTCGGCCGACGAGCTGGACGGATACCGCCTGTTCAAATCGCTGGGGTGCTCGGCCTGCCATCAGGGCGTCAATGTCGGCGGCAATCTGTACGAGCGCCACGGCATATTCCATCCGCTCGCCTCGCCCGAGCCGAAAATCCTGCGCGTGCCGAGCCTGCGCAACGTCGCGACGACGCCGCCGTATTTCCATGACGGCAGCGCGCCGACGCTCGATGACGCGGTTCGCAAGATGGCGGTGGCGCAGTTGAACGCGACGCTGACGGACCAGCAGGCGAGCGCGCTGGTCGCCTTTCTCGGCAGCCTGACCGGAACCTATCGCGGCGCGCCCGTCGGAGGCTCGCCATGA
- a CDS encoding DUF1127 domain-containing protein — translation MSTRSYSAVRPVRPDDTELDGLGWVGWSDRRGIVRLDPDDTARRRFDEIESRPAEPTEEVATFWWAVFTFFMEGFALYGAALHPTAAVPVHTMLAARKDWQRLPDGCEPPERMQVSASDAAGRSGNVIELDRISPANAQRRWNWLRSVGETLVALPSQWRREHEIKRAVDTLMELDDRTLRDLGICGRADIERVVRSGRDC, via the coding sequence ATGAGCACGCGTTCTTACAGTGCGGTCCGTCCCGTTCGGCCGGATGACACGGAGCTTGATGGGCTGGGCTGGGTCGGATGGTCCGATCGTCGGGGCATTGTCCGTCTCGATCCTGACGACACCGCGAGGCGGCGCTTTGACGAGATCGAGTCCCGCCCGGCGGAGCCGACCGAAGAGGTCGCGACATTCTGGTGGGCGGTCTTCACCTTCTTCATGGAGGGGTTTGCCCTGTACGGCGCGGCGTTGCATCCGACTGCGGCGGTGCCGGTTCACACGATGTTGGCGGCCAGGAAGGACTGGCAACGGCTGCCGGATGGTTGTGAGCCGCCGGAGCGAATGCAGGTCAGTGCGAGCGATGCGGCCGGACGCAGCGGCAATGTCATTGAGCTCGATCGCATCTCGCCGGCCAACGCGCAACGGCGTTGGAATTGGCTGCGGTCGGTCGGTGAGACACTGGTGGCTCTGCCATCGCAATGGCGCCGGGAGCACGAAATCAAAAGGGCGGTTGACACTTTGATGGAACTCGACGACCGGACCTTGCGGGATCTCGGCATTTGTGGCCGGGCGGACATCGAGCGGGTGGTGAGATCCGGTCGTGATTGCTGA
- a CDS encoding response regulator, which translates to MLADVGHIVVVDDDPTLRQMVIRYLEEHDVPTRAASNRSELNHHLEASQPSLIILDLRLGQDDGLDLLREIRSHSDVPVIITTGHRPDEIDRIVGLELGADDYIIKPFSLRELLARVRAVLRRQEMGRAARARDPERGGYRFSGWKLERRGRKLIDPGETQVALSKGEYALLLAFLEAPQRPLTREHLLQATRIHEDIFDRSIDVQVLRLRRKLEADPSAPRVIQTERGVGYVFAIPVEPF; encoded by the coding sequence ATGCTTGCAGATGTTGGCCACATCGTTGTTGTCGATGACGATCCTACCTTACGACAGATGGTGATCAGATATCTGGAGGAGCACGATGTCCCGACCAGGGCAGCCTCCAACAGATCTGAATTGAATCACCACCTCGAAGCCAGCCAGCCCAGCCTGATCATTCTGGATCTTCGTCTTGGTCAGGACGACGGTCTGGACCTGTTGCGCGAGATCCGGTCGCATTCGGATGTGCCCGTCATCATCACGACCGGCCATCGACCCGACGAGATCGATCGTATCGTCGGGCTCGAGCTCGGCGCTGACGACTACATCATCAAGCCGTTTTCGCTGAGAGAGTTGCTGGCACGCGTTCGCGCGGTGTTGCGGCGGCAGGAGATGGGCCGTGCCGCGCGCGCCCGCGATCCCGAACGCGGCGGCTATCGCTTCAGCGGCTGGAAGCTGGAGCGCCGCGGCCGCAAGCTGATCGATCCCGGCGAAACGCAGGTCGCGCTCAGCAAGGGAGAGTATGCGCTGTTGCTGGCCTTTCTCGAGGCGCCGCAGCGGCCCCTGACCCGCGAGCATCTGCTTCAGGCGACCCGCATCCATGAGGACATTTTCGATCGCAGCATCGACGTCCAGGTGTTGCGGCTGCGGCGCAAGCTGGAGGCCGATCCAAGCGCACCGCGTGTCATTCAGACCGAGCGCGGCGTCGGCTATGTCTTCGCGATCCCTGTAGAACCGTTCTAA
- a CDS encoding cytochrome c has product MQNIVALIAMVVVIALFIWLGVRALRARNSLVRWGGVMLAAILAVALSGVSALTATGIVRQHMRSAPVPDLKVEATAERIARGRAVADGFCAGCHSKTGVLSGGGDVGKDLPIPIGSFVPANLTAAGDLKHWSDGEIFRAIRNGIDARGRWLAIMSFTNANRLSDDDTKAVIAYIRSLPESGERTPDPPDRFTLLGLAMLGAGMLPDAKPVFTGVIIAPPKAPTARYGKYLLSYQDCRECHGKDLGGGVPGQLPPLGPDLGIVKEWSLAQFVATMRTGVDPNGHRLDEQMPWRPIGRMDDDELSAMYQYLAGLPRS; this is encoded by the coding sequence ATGCAGAATATTGTCGCCCTGATCGCGATGGTCGTTGTCATCGCGCTTTTCATCTGGTTGGGGGTCCGCGCCTTGCGGGCCAGGAATTCTCTGGTGAGGTGGGGCGGCGTGATGCTGGCGGCGATTCTGGCCGTCGCGTTGTCCGGCGTCAGCGCGTTGACGGCAACCGGCATCGTCAGGCAGCATATGCGTTCCGCGCCGGTCCCGGATCTCAAGGTCGAGGCGACAGCGGAACGAATTGCCCGTGGCAGGGCAGTCGCAGATGGTTTCTGCGCCGGATGCCACTCGAAGACTGGCGTGCTGTCGGGTGGCGGCGATGTCGGCAAGGATCTCCCGATTCCGATCGGCTCGTTCGTGCCCGCGAATCTGACCGCCGCCGGAGACCTGAAGCACTGGTCCGACGGCGAGATCTTTCGCGCGATTCGCAACGGCATCGACGCGCGAGGGCGCTGGCTGGCGATCATGTCCTTCACCAATGCCAACCGGCTCAGTGACGACGACACCAAGGCCGTGATTGCCTATATCCGCAGCCTGCCCGAGAGCGGCGAACGGACCCCGGATCCTCCGGATCGTTTCACGCTGCTGGGCCTCGCCATGCTCGGCGCCGGGATGTTGCCGGACGCCAAGCCGGTCTTCACCGGTGTGATCATTGCTCCGCCGAAGGCGCCGACGGCGCGCTATGGCAAGTACCTGCTGTCCTATCAGGATTGCCGCGAGTGTCACGGCAAGGATCTCGGCGGTGGCGTGCCCGGACAATTGCCTCCGCTTGGGCCCGATCTCGGAATCGTCAAGGAGTGGAGCCTGGCGCAGTTCGTCGCCACCATGCGCACGGGCGTCGATCCGAACGGACATCGGCTCGACGAGCAGATGCCGTGGCGGCCGATCGGGCGGATGGATGACGACGAGCTGTCTGCGATGTACCAGTACCTCGCAGGCCTGCCGCGTTCCTGA
- a CDS encoding glycosyltransferase, whose protein sequence is MKILIASTPATGHLNPLLAITKILLAENHEIAFLTGSAFRDRVEASGARFFSLSGDADFDPSNVFSRAPELKTTPPGFDWLRIACERLFVEAIPAQHDGLLQVLRQFPADVIVGDDMLFGVLPMLLGPRSQRPPIVLCGTSFLHWTREDGAPNFLGLPPATSNEQRDQYAVIGREYDAAVDQPVLLRLNRALKSLGVGPISMPMFHSVVALADAYLQLSVPSFEFPREIPPGVHFVGTPPIIAKQVPPPSWGKDLDGSRKVVLVTQGTVANHNFDLLVAPTLAALADEPDILVVATAGGRPVDAIPGKVPSNARVASYLPFEWLLPKVDVLVTNGGYGSVNQAMSFGIPLVTAGTTEDKADVNARVAWSGVGINLATNEPTQEALRKAVRTVLDRPSYKLRASQIADEFAEIDTRSEILRVIGELVTDETGVSRLRAAAASQGRRAGRRG, encoded by the coding sequence ATGAAGATTCTTATCGCTTCGACGCCTGCGACGGGTCATCTCAATCCGCTCCTGGCGATCACGAAGATCCTGCTCGCCGAAAACCACGAGATTGCCTTCCTCACGGGTAGCGCTTTCCGCGACCGCGTCGAAGCGAGCGGCGCCAGGTTCTTTTCCCTCTCCGGAGACGCGGACTTCGATCCAAGCAACGTCTTCTCGCGTGCTCCCGAGCTCAAGACCACCCCGCCGGGATTCGATTGGCTGCGCATCGCCTGCGAGCGCCTGTTCGTCGAGGCCATTCCCGCCCAGCACGACGGGCTGCTGCAAGTGCTGCGGCAATTCCCCGCCGACGTCATCGTCGGCGACGACATGCTGTTCGGCGTGCTGCCGATGCTGCTCGGCCCGCGCTCGCAGCGGCCGCCCATCGTTCTCTGCGGGACGTCTTTCCTGCACTGGACGCGCGAAGACGGCGCGCCGAATTTCCTCGGCCTGCCGCCGGCGACGAGCAACGAGCAACGCGATCAATATGCGGTCATCGGGAGGGAGTACGATGCGGCGGTCGATCAGCCGGTTCTATTGCGCCTGAACAGGGCCCTGAAGAGCCTTGGCGTCGGGCCGATATCAATGCCGATGTTTCATTCCGTGGTCGCTCTCGCCGACGCCTATCTGCAATTGTCGGTGCCGAGCTTCGAATTTCCGCGCGAGATCCCGCCAGGCGTGCATTTCGTCGGCACGCCTCCGATCATTGCCAAGCAGGTCCCGCCGCCGTCATGGGGCAAGGACCTCGACGGTTCGCGCAAGGTCGTTCTGGTGACGCAGGGAACGGTGGCCAACCACAATTTCGATCTGCTGGTCGCCCCGACGCTGGCGGCACTTGCCGACGAGCCCGACATCCTGGTGGTCGCGACCGCCGGCGGCCGCCCGGTCGACGCCATCCCGGGCAAGGTGCCGTCGAACGCACGAGTCGCCAGCTATCTGCCGTTCGAATGGCTGCTGCCGAAAGTCGACGTGCTCGTCACCAATGGCGGCTATGGCAGCGTCAACCAGGCGATGAGCTTCGGCATCCCGCTGGTCACAGCGGGAACAACCGAAGACAAGGCCGACGTCAACGCGCGCGTCGCGTGGTCCGGTGTCGGCATCAACCTCGCGACCAACGAGCCGACGCAGGAGGCCTTGCGCAAAGCGGTGCGGACGGTGCTCGACCGTCCCAGCTACAAACTGCGCGCATCGCAGATCGCGGACGAGTTCGCCGAGATCGACACACGGTCGGAAATTCTCCGGGTCATCGGCGAGCTCGTGACCGACGAGACAGGCGTGTCACGCCTCCGCGCGGCCGCGGCGAGCCAGGGGCGTCGCGCCGGCCGGCGCGGCTGA
- a CDS encoding multidrug effflux MFS transporter codes for MRIEPETFAFTLLLGFLAAVPYSGIDINLPALAATGAALGVTASDVGLTMSAFMLSLATAPLMYGPVSDRVGRKPVLAFGLALFVAASLGCAGSTSLPALLLCRFLQGVGAAATSTTFAIIRDLFGGNAARGKIANVMVAVNVATVIAPTAGAALLAAAGWQSIYATQAGIGLALLVVVMCRFNETATIAPSGRLMPSTVIDSYHRVLMHPVALPFILVGAAGGATVFAYVTGASLYFIGAVGLPPEQYGLIFSACSAAVMIGAFLDGQLGRRGLSSARMLATGLTLSTTASVALLAMTLAGWMPTAVVVALLMAVALGFGLSVPNVMSATMQRLPEIAGAVSAAAGSIQLTAGAISSALVSVRFDGRTALSMTSVMAASSLLALGLYLLVARPAERRLQSLTIDANAAIQSPAKLLSSRDRASLALRDHASSSSSNISSTRSNGASRIGL; via the coding sequence ATGCGCATCGAGCCTGAAACCTTTGCCTTCACGCTGCTGCTCGGCTTTCTCGCGGCCGTGCCCTATTCCGGCATCGACATCAATCTGCCGGCACTGGCGGCCACCGGTGCCGCGCTTGGCGTGACCGCCTCGGATGTCGGGCTGACCATGAGCGCGTTCATGCTGAGCCTCGCCACTGCGCCGCTGATGTACGGACCGGTCTCCGATCGTGTCGGCCGCAAGCCGGTTCTGGCATTCGGCCTCGCGCTGTTCGTTGCCGCCAGCCTCGGCTGTGCGGGTTCCACCTCGCTGCCGGCTCTCCTGCTGTGCCGCTTCCTTCAGGGCGTCGGTGCCGCCGCAACCTCGACGACCTTTGCCATCATCCGCGATCTCTTCGGCGGCAACGCCGCACGCGGCAAGATTGCCAATGTCATGGTCGCGGTGAACGTCGCAACCGTGATCGCGCCGACGGCGGGTGCTGCGCTACTGGCGGCCGCCGGCTGGCAATCGATCTATGCGACCCAGGCCGGAATCGGTCTGGCGCTGCTGGTGGTGGTGATGTGCCGGTTCAATGAGACTGCGACGATCGCTCCATCCGGGCGGCTGATGCCGTCTACCGTGATCGACAGCTATCACAGGGTGCTGATGCATCCGGTCGCGCTGCCCTTCATCCTCGTCGGCGCCGCGGGCGGCGCGACGGTGTTTGCCTATGTCACCGGCGCCTCGCTGTACTTCATCGGCGCCGTCGGACTGCCGCCTGAGCAATACGGCCTGATCTTCAGCGCCTGCTCGGCGGCGGTGATGATTGGCGCCTTTCTCGACGGCCAGCTCGGCCGGCGCGGACTCTCATCGGCACGTATGCTTGCAACGGGCCTGACGCTGTCGACGACAGCCAGCGTCGCCCTGCTCGCCATGACGCTGGCCGGCTGGATGCCCACGGCAGTCGTCGTCGCGCTGCTGATGGCGGTGGCGCTCGGCTTCGGGCTCAGCGTGCCGAACGTGATGAGCGCGACGATGCAGCGCCTGCCGGAGATCGCCGGCGCCGTGAGCGCCGCGGCCGGCAGCATTCAATTGACCGCGGGCGCGATATCGAGCGCGCTGGTCTCGGTCCGCTTCGACGGGCGGACCGCACTCTCGATGACCTCGGTCATGGCGGCCTCGTCGCTGCTCGCGCTGGGCCTTTATCTGCTGGTCGCGCGTCCCGCCGAACGTCGTCTTCAATCGCTGACGATCGATGCCAACGCTGCGATCCAAAGCCCCGCGAAACTCCTGAGTTCGCGGGATCGCGCGTCCCTTGCGCTCCGCGATCACGCCTCGTCCAGCAGTTCGAACATTTCCTCGACGCGGTCGAACGGGGCATCCCGCATCGGGCTGTGA